The Scomber japonicus isolate fScoJap1 chromosome 13, fScoJap1.pri, whole genome shotgun sequence genome includes a window with the following:
- the rab38b gene encoding ras-related protein Rab-38 has protein sequence MTNHPSHSNGMQSLRKEHLYKVLVIGDLGVGKTSIIRRYVHQTYSTNYRATIGVDFALKVLNWDSETVRLQLWDIAGQERFGNMTRVYYREAMGAFIVFDVTRPTTFEAVIKWKEDLDSKLMLANGQSIATVLLANKCDQGRELTNNGIKMDQFCKDHGFVGWFETSAKDNLNISEAANFLVKHIMATENDILKSVIPDTISPQIDSSRQMSCSGCFK, from the exons ATGACCAATCATCCATCACACTCCAACGGTATGCAAAGCCTCCGGAAAGAACACCTGTATAAGGTGTTGGTTATCGGGGACCTGGGTGTCGGGAAGACTTCCATCATCAGGCGCTACGTCCATCAGACCTACTCCACCAACTACCGGGCCACTATCGGGGTGGACTTCGCCCTGAAGGTCTTGAATTGGGACTCAGAGACAGTCCGGCTTCAGCTGTGGGACATTGCAG GTCAGGAACGTTTTGGTAATATGACACGAGTGTACTACCGTGAAGCCATGGGAGCCTTCATTGTATTCGATGTGACACGGCCCACAACCTTTGAGGCTGTCATCAAGTGGAAAGAAGACCTGGACTCCAAACTAATGCTGGCGAATGGACAGAGCATTGCCACAGTGCTGCTAGCCAACAAGTGTGACCAGGGCAGGGAGTTGACCAACAATGGCATCAAAATGGACCAGTTCTGCAAGGATCATGGCTTTGTGGGGTGGTTTGAGACCTCTGCTAAG GACAATCTTAACATCAGTGAAGCTGCAAACTTCTTAGTTAAGCACATCATGGCCACGGAGAATGACATCCTAAAATCTGTGATACCAGACACCATCTCACCACAGATCGACTCCAGCAGACAGATGAGCTGCTCTGGCTGCTTCAAAtaa
- the LOC128371887 gene encoding transcription regulator protein BACH1-like, which produces MSLMAVSAPRSSVFTFESTAHSSHVLRCLDEQRCRDTLCDITVVVEGQSFRAHRSVLASCSEYFTHRISSLTQHGAVITLPQEVTVAGFEPLLKFAYTSKLLFGKGDVLEIRSSACILGFRDLDEACFDFLLPKFFSDSQGSAPFPRKTCCKKKCKRRLSKEYCGIDYDDVLLDEKEVKPVADSPSQQEVVWLGNKSVNRKIGSQNSTSTLTPVAEGTYDFIQCPKYRKFQLACGKETFVTEKSLSNPVTVTKNDFDLPCSPCGSSVNSKNETERNEIDFPGKSSSDPTRQSKGRADGPWKDEIQDMQREGYRGRGGAVVKKDTEEEEEREMEKEMEHSSALTFSERSDVKVVSSRPSTVLGERSPGLIFHHYPLEAIGEGPAISRSLGPKRCMVDIKEGKKTRNSAAQEPPSIHQEIGEQVEAEGKREDIVIEFPGQEKGQGSMEQAALPVNNGRESSITEREVAEHLAQWLGSNTSSSHLNLQDPDAGSSSDTRCRQMQSTSLEWLQANLSSTSTSCPFLRDLDQSKCLWRGEGSESEAVSQSGVSSLNSGEDGDSETEGDSESYTRERARQVQLPFSVDWIVDLSRNDFQQLLKQQVFTREQLEFVHDMRRRSKNRLAAQRCRKRKLDCIYNLQCEITKLKTERDKLMTEKSHLGQLKSKAYHSVSDLCQKVCSEAKLQPEQLQVLAKYTSPDCPLSSLFSHIDSLLSCHPQASHSAYTMGNKYMASEEALSSSNRDTGTGDSQDTGTH; this is translated from the exons ATGTCCCTGATGGCCGTGTCTGCCCCCCGGTCGTCTGTGTTTACATTTGAGTCTACAGCACATTCCTCCCATGTGTTGCGCTGCCTGGACGAGCAGCGTTGTCGGGACACACTGTGTGATATTACGGTAGTGGTGGAGGGTCAGAGTTTCAGAGCTCACCGCTCAGTGCTTGCTTCCTGTAGTGAGTACTTCACTCACAGGATCTCCTCTCTGACACAACATGGAGCAGTCATCACTCTGCCACAAGAG GTAACAGTTGCTGGCTTTGAACCTTTGCTGAAGTTTGCCTACACATCCAAACTACTCTTTGGGAAAGGCGATGTCTTAGAAATCCGGAGCTCAGCCTGTATTCTAGGTTTCAGAGACCTAGACGAAGCATGCTTTGATTTCCTCCTCCCTAAATTCTTTTCTGACAGTCAGGGCTCTGCTCCTTTTCCAAGAAAGACCTGCTGTAAGAAGAAATGCAAGAGGCGATTATCAAAGGAGTACTGCGGTATTGACTATGACGATGTGCTGTTGGATGAGAAAGAAGTAAAACCAGTTGCTGACTCACCATCTCAACAGGAAGTGGTCTGGCTTGGTAACAAATCAGTGAACAGAAAAATAGGAAGTCAGAACAGTACAAGCACTCTTACACCTGTAGCTGAAGGGACATATGATTTTATACAGTGCCCAAAGTATCGCAAGTTCCAGCTGGCTTGTGGGAAGGAAACTTTTGTCACAGAGAAAAGCCTGAGCAATCCAGTAACAGTAACCAAGAATGACTTTGACCTTCCCTGCTCACCCTGCGGTAGCAGTGTGAACAgcaagaatgaaacagaaaggaATGAGATTGACTTCCCTGGAAAGAGTTCCTCAGATCCCACCAGGCAGAGcaaaggaagggcagatgggcCATGGAAAGATGAAATACAGGACATGCAAAGAGAGGGATACAGGGGCAGAGGGGGGGCTGTGGTTAAGAAAGAcacggaggaagaggaggaaagggagatggagaaagagatgGAGCATAGCTCTGCACTCACCTTTTCAGAGAGATCCGATGTCAAGGTAGTCTCCTCGAGGCCAAGCACAGTGCTGGGTGAAAGGTCACCGGGGTTAATATTTCACCATTACCCCCTTGAGGCCATTGGTGAGGGCCCTGCAATCAGTAGGTCACTGGGCCCAAAGAGGTGTATGGTGGACATTAAAGAGGGCAAGAAAACAAGGAATTCTGCTGCACAGGAACCACCATCTATTCATCAAGAGATAGGAGAACAGGTAGAAGCTGAGGGGAAAAGGGAAGATATTGTAATAGAGTTCCCCGGGCAAGAAAAAGGACAAGGCAGCATGGAGCAGGCGGCCCTGCCAGTGAATAATGGCAGAGAGAGCAGCATTACAGAAAGAGAGGTGGCTGAGCACCTAGCTCAGTGGCTCGGATCCAacacttcctcctctcatctgaATCTCCAGGACCCTGATGCAGGAAGTTCCTCTGATACCAGGTGCAGACAGATGCAGAGCACATCTTTGGAATGGCTGCAGGCAAATCTCAGCTCCACAAGTACCAGCTGCCCCTTTCTCCGGGATTTAGACCAAAGCAAATGTTTATGGAGGGGAGAGGGGTCTGAGAGCGAAGCAGTGTCTCAGTCAGGTGTGTCATCCCTCAACTCAGGGGAGGATGGAGAttcagagacagagggagacagcGAGTCCTACACAAGGGAGAGGGCCAGGCAG GTGCAGTTACCCTTCTCTGTGGACTGGATTGTGGATCTGAGTAGAAATGACTTCCAACAGCTGCTGAAGCAACAGGTCTTTACACGTGAACAGCTGGAGTTTGTCCATGATATGAGACGGCGCAGCAAAAACCGCCTTGCTGCCCAGCGCTGCCGCAAGAGGAAACTAGACTGCATATACAACCTGCAGTGTGAAATCACCAAgctg AAGACGGAGAGGGACAAACTGATGACTGAGAAGAGCCACCTGGGCCAGCTGAAGTCGAAAGCATATCACAGCGTCTCTGACTTGTGCCAGAAGGTCTGCAGTGAAGCTAAACTGCAGCCTGAGCAGCTCCAGGTGTTGGCCAAATACACCTCTCCAGACTGCCCTCtgtcctctttattttctcacatAGACTCTCTCCTTTCATGTCACCCACAGGCTTCACACTCGGCTTATACCATGGGTAACAAATATATGGCATCTGAGGAGGCTTTGTCCAGCTCGAACAGGGACACAGGCACAGGGGATAGTCAAGACACAGGGACACATTAG
- the map3k7cl gene encoding MAP3K7 C-terminal-like protein → MITSTRRVSPDKSEVRIAFSLDNTSDVKDVEDLSQTFPDLEQRLQPVPPCVSLRESVQVYKDHCRMAREFHQVKHEISTLEDCKRKLLAELVEDEKVAVEIARLEEEFRHLTEENRTLVTVHNERAQQLKKLCLTNQTRQNSS, encoded by the exons ATGATCACCTCAACCAGAAGAGTGTCTCCTGATAAATCTGAAGTTAGAATCGCCTTCAGCCTCGATAACACATCAG ATGTAAAAGATGTGGAGGACCTCTCTCAGACTTTCCCGGATCTTGAACAGCGATTACAG CCTGTGCCCCCCTGTGTGTCTTTGAGGGAGAGCGTTCAGGTGTACAAGGATCACTGCAGGATGGCGAGAGAGTTCCATCAGGTCAAACATGAGATTTCCACGCTTGAGGATTGCAA ACGGAAGCTTCTGGCAGAGCTGGTGGAGGATGAGAAGGTGGCTGTGGAGATTGCTCGTCTAGAAGAGGAGTTCCGGCATCTAACAGAGGAGAACCGCACCTTGGTGACTGTCCACAACGAGCGTGCTCAGCAGTTGAAGAAGCTCTGCCTGACCAATCAAACGAGGCAGAACTCCtcgtga